One Capricornis sumatraensis isolate serow.1 chromosome 8, serow.2, whole genome shotgun sequence genomic region harbors:
- the CEP295NL gene encoding LOW QUALITY PROTEIN: protein DDC8 homolog (The sequence of the model RefSeq protein was modified relative to this genomic sequence to represent the inferred CDS: inserted 1 base in 1 codon; substituted 1 base at 1 genomic stop codon) — MRRSSERAVRRSPSPDKESLLSRQNLLDRLLQVXEKGALAPQRRQKDPQQQKTQLLQRLVEELKAEWPEALDQQIRGLGRLYLAHLLGSGGERAEDHEPDSEGSAQRGAARLPRARGKHRVAVQEEKGRTEELAPRQPWCATSRRRAVNRERQGASRATGPCPPSLSPLERSKGKRAPSMKTGGGCRHGTDVEKLLAATEGIKCLEGQESDAAQEGRRQLGKRPARRQGPKNNCLDQSPEGKADHLEQLCPVGPTHRRGASPPAKLGNKSKWQRELEFAFEELFDTNRKLKKHLNLQLNLKPAVDQSPGAGQDSKEETQAWRRESQREKAEGDAEIPVVPAGEPMNPVGMEAHLTPSRTSLQKFLSKLESQKYQRMAKGVVKSDSTLWFPKAGTSLNEKDRLSCSPGSRWEQPQLDALVQGSHQLHPQEQVDRVGLMASVQKQKMQVEQRRLKPLDLLEPIEHHKVSLEADLQXELKDGRRGHSQARLVHPKPDSPPDPEKEGGYDRSPTSPSAAVVDDDRHSQMIRDIQQQILEQNLLHKQFLKEARKRLLEFQKTC, encoded by the exons ATGCGAAGAAGCTCGGAGAGAGCTGTTCGACGGAGCCCCAGTCCCGACAAGGAATCCTTGCTCTCGAGGCAGAACCTTTTGGACAGATTGCTCCAGGTCTGAGAGAAGGGAGCCCTGGCCCCGCAGAGAAGACAGAAGGACCCCCAGCAGCAGAAGACCCAGCTGCTCCAGCGCTTGGTTGAGGAGCTGAAGGCAGAGTGGCCGGAGGCCCTGGACCAGCAAATTCGAGGCCTGGGGCGGCTGTACTTAGCGCATCTGTTGGGCTCGGGGGGCGAACGGGCTGAGGACCATGAACCTGACTCAGAGGGCTCAGCCCAGCGAGGAGCAGCCAGGTTGCCCAGGGCCAGGGGGAAGCACAGAGTGGCcgtgcaggaagagaagggacgcACGGAGGAGCTGGCCCCACGACAACCCTGGTGCGCCACGTCCCGGAGGAGAGCAGTGAACCGAGAGAGGCAGGGGGCCTCCAGAGCCACGGGCCCGTGTCCCCCTTCCCTGAGCCCCCTGGAGAGGAGTAAAGGAAAACGAGCGCCTTCCATGAAGACGGGCGGGGGCTGCCGTCACGGGACAGACGTGGAGAAGCTCTTGGCTGCCACAGAGGGGATCAAGTGCCTGGAGGGACAGGAGAGTGACGCAGCccaggagggcaggaggcagCTGGGGAAGCGGCCAGCTCGTCGTCAAGGCCCGAAAAACAACTGTCTGGATCAGAGCCCCGAAGGCAAAGCCGACCACCTGGAACAGCTGTGTCCAGTCGGCCCAACCCACAGAAGGGGGGCCTCGCCACCCGCGAAGCTCGGGAACAAGAGCAAGTGGCAGAGAGAGCTGGAATTTGCCTTCGAAGAGTTGTTTGATACCAACAGGAAGCTGAAAAAACACCTGAACTTGCAGCTGAATCTCAAGCCCGCGGTGGATCAGAGCCCTGGTGCAGGTCAGGACTCCAAGGAGGAGACGCAAGCATGGAgaagggagagccagagagagaaggCGGAAGGAGATGCAGAGATTCCTGTGGTGCCCGCCGGGGAGCCCATGAATCCAGTGGGGATGGAAGCCCACCTGACGCCGTCCAGAACCAGCTTGCAAAAGTTTCTAAGCAAGCTCGAGAGCCAGAAATACCAGAGGATGGCCAAGGGCGTGGTTAAGAGCGACAGTACACTTTGGTTTCCCAAGGCAGGAACCTCTCTGAATGAAAAGGACCGGCTCTCATGCAGCCCCGGATCCAGATGGGAGCAGCCCCAACTGGATGCGCTGGTGCAGGGCTCCCATCAGCTTCACCCACAAGAACAGGTAGACAGGGTTGGCTTGATGGCATCAGTGCAGAAGCAGAAAATGCAGGTGGAGCAAAGAAGACTGAAGCCGCTGGACTTGCTTGAGCCAATCGAACACCACAAGGTAAGCCTGGAGGCTGACCTCC AGGAGCTGAAAGACGGGAGGAGGGGACACAGCCAAGCTCGTCTGGTTCAtccgaagcctgactcccctccaGACCCGGAGAAGGAAGGCGGGTATGACCGCAGCCCCACTTCCCCCTCGGCTGCCGTCGTCGATGATGACAGGCACAGTCAGATGATCCGTGACATTCAACAGCAGATTCTAGAGCAGAACCTGTTGCACAAGCAGTTTCTCAAAGAAGCCAGGAAACGCTTGCTGGAGTTTCAGAAAACATGTTAG